In a genomic window of Clavelina lepadiformis chromosome 7, kaClaLepa1.1, whole genome shotgun sequence:
- the LOC143464505 gene encoding inhibitor of growth protein 5-like, translating to MATAMYLEQYLDSLETLPFELQRNFQLMRQLDQRSEDLKVDIDEMTESYVSEAKSLPPNDRVKKIKKIQESYAKCREFADDKVQLAMQTYEMVDKHIRRLDSDLARFEADLKEKSIQDAAGTSKVESETTLNDKRGRGRKKGRVASDDESKSSKKKQKTVESLLSVPLSSAYQSCTDVLDMPVDPNEPTYCLCHQVSYGEMIGCDNQDCPIEWFHFGCVNLTSKPKGKWYCPKCREDRDRKKK from the exons ATGGCTACTGCAATGTATTTAGAACAATATCTTGACA GCCTAGAAACTCTCCCGTTTGAACTGCAGCGGAACTTTCAGTTGATGAGGCAATTAGATCAACGCTCCGAAGATCTTAag GTTGATATTGATGAAATGACTGAATCATATGTAAGTGAAGCCAAATCACTTCCTCCAAATGACCGCGTgaagaagataaaaaagatACAAGAATCATATGCAAAATGCAGGGAATTTGCTGATGACAAAGTTCAGCTCGCAATGCAAACCTATGAGATG GTCGACAAACACATTCGAAGATTAGATTCAGATCTAGCGCGGTTTGAAGCTGATCTAAAAGAAAAATCTATTCAGGATGCAGCTGGTACATCAAAG GTCGAATCAGAAACAACGTTAAATGATAAGCGAGGGAGAGGGCGTAAAAAGGGAAGAGTGGCTTCAGATGATGAATCCAAAAGcagcaaaaagaaacaaaaaa CCGTTGAATCACTTCTGTCAGTTCCTCTATCATCAGCTTATCAGTCCTGTACTGATGTGCTTGATATGCCAGTTGATCCAAATGAGCCAACCTATTGTTTGTGCCACCAGGTATCATATGGAGAAATGATTGGTTGTGATAACCAAGAT TGCCCTATTGAGTGGTTTCACTTTGGATGTGTTAATCTCACTTCAAAGCCAAAAGGAAAATGGTATTGTCCAAAATGCAGGGAAGATAGGGATCGAAAGAAGAAGTGA